From a region of the Acanthochromis polyacanthus isolate Apoly-LR-REF ecotype Palm Island chromosome 3, KAUST_Apoly_ChrSc, whole genome shotgun sequence genome:
- the LOC110959034 gene encoding oxysterol-binding protein 1 isoform X2, with amino-acid sequence MSEPKPPTPTPGDTYKGWLFKWTNYIKGYQRRWFVLSNGLLSYYRTQAEMGHTCRGTINLATANIAVEDSCNFVISNGGAQTYHLKASSEVERQRWITALELAKAKAVRMQAESDDSGDECPAVPPSSGQGGGCRNSEVQSTLRTLSSKVEDLTTCNDLIVKHGSALQRSLSELEGIRVGADMGEKIRQVTERATLFRITSNAMINACRDFLSLAQNHSKRWQKALQTERDQRIRLEETLEQLAKQHNHLERAFRGATVLPPSFSNPTLGSKSGVSGKGDASDEDDDNEFFDAMEDPAEFITVPADPKYHRRSGSNVSGLSSETGMDDQSVNFDELSLASNPESPQPLELEPVRQRRTRIPDKPNYYLNLWSIMKNCIGKELSKIPMPVNFNEPLSMLQRLSEDLEYYEILDKAAKCQNSLEQMCYVAAFTVSSYSTTVHRTGKPFNPLLGETFELDRLRECGYRSLCEQVSHHPPAAAHHAISEKGWTLRQEIALASKFRGKYLSIMPLGSIQCLFDKSNNHYSWKKVTTTVHNIIVGKLWIDQSGEIDVVNHKTGDRCHLKFAPYSYFSRDVPRKVTGVVTDKDGKAHYVLSGTWDEKMEFSRIMQSSKGENGTEGKQRTVYQTLKAKEIWRKNPLPEGAETMYYFSSLALTLNEPEDGVAPTDSRRRPDQRLMEDGRWDEANAEKQRLEEKQRTARREREREAVKAASSPEEADAQETGTEASEVSDESAHPENYQALWFEKIDDPESGETLHVYKGGYWEAKEQGSWDMCPDIF; translated from the exons ATGTCCGAGCCTAAGCCCCCTACTCCAACCCCTGGAGACACATACAAGGGTTGGCTCTTCAAATGGACGAACTACATAAAAGGTTACCAGAGACGCTGGTTTGTTCTCAGTAATGGGCTGCTGTCTTACTATAG GACCCAGGCAGAGATGGGTCACACGTGCCGAGGTACCATCAACTTGGCCACAGCAAACATTGCTGTGGAGGACTCCTgcaattttgtcatttccaaCGGAGGGGCACAGACCTATCACCTGAAGGCCAGCTCAGAAGTAGAACGCCAACGGTGGATCACTGCTCTGGAGCTTGCCAAGGCAAAGGCTGTGCGCATGCAGGCTGAGTCCG ATGACTCTGGTGATGAGTGTCCTGCAGTCCCCCCCAGCTCGGGGCAGGGTGGAGGCTGTCGTAACTCAGAAGTCCAGTCAACACTACGCACTCTCAGCAGCAAGGTGGAAGACCTCACTACCTGCAACGATCTCATTGTCAAGCATGGGTCTGCTCtccaaag ATCTTTGTCAGAGCTGGAGGGGATTCGTGTCGGAGCAGACATGGGGGAAAAGATCCGACAAGTCACAGAGAGGGCCACACTATTCCGAATCACCTCTAATGCCATGATCAAT GCATGTAGAGACTTCCTCTCCTTGGCCCAGAATCACAGTAAGCGCTGGCAGAAGGCTTTACAGACTGAGAGAGACCAGAGGATACGTctggaggagactctggagcaGCTAGCCAAACAGCATAACCACCTGGAAAGAGCTTTCAGAGGAGCCACAGTTCTCCCGCCTTCATTCAGCAATCCCACCTTAGGTAGCAAAA gtGGTGTTTCGGGGAAAGGTGATGCGagtgatgaggatgatgacaaTGAATTCTTTGATGCTATGGAAGACCCAGCCGAGTTTATTACTGTCCCTGCTGACCCCAAGTATCACAG gaGATCTGGCAGCAACGTCAGCGGACTCAGCAGTGAGACTGGAATGGACGATCAGTCAGTTAAT TTTGATGAATTGTCTTTGGCTTCCAACCCGGAGTCTCCACAGCCTCTGGAGCTAGAGCCAGTTAGACAAAGACGAACTCGCATCCCCGACAAACCCAACTATTACCTCAATTTGTGGAGCATCATGAAGAACTGTATTGGAAAGGAACTCTCAAAGATACCAATGCCT GTGAATTTCAATGAGCCCTTGTCAATGCTGCAACGATTATCTGAAGACCTGGAGTACTACGAGATCCTGGATAAGGCTGCTAAGTGTCAGAACTCTCTAGAGCAGATGTGTTATGTAGCAGCTTTCACCGTCTCTTCCTACTCCACAACTGTCCACCGCACAGGAAAGCCTTTCAATCCTCTGCTGGGAGAAACTTTTGAGCTTGATCGGCTCAGAGAGTGCGGCTACCGTTCTCTTTGTGAACAG GTGAGCCACCACCCACCGGCTGCAGCTCACCATGCTATCTCTGAAAAGGGCTGGACCCTGAGACAGGAGATTGCACTTGCCAGCAAGTTTAGAGGAAAATATCTCTCTATCATGCCCTtgg GCTCTATCCAGTGTTTATTTGACAAGAGCAACAATCACTACTCTTGGAAAAAAGTGACGACAACAGTACACAACATTATCGTTGGGAAGTTATGGATTGATCAG TCAGGAGAGATAGATGTGGTGAACCACAAGACAGGAGATCGCTGTCACCTCAAGTTTGCTCCCTACAGTTACTTCTCCAGAGATGTTCCAAGAAAG gTAACGGGAGTAGTGACAGATAAGGATGGAAAGGCCCATTATGTGCTATCAGGAACATGGGATGAGAAGATGGAGTTTTCTAGGATAATGCAGAGCAGTAAAGGGGAGAATGGCACCGAAGGCAAACAGAGGACTGTGTATCAGACCCTCAAAGCCAAAGAAATCTGGAGAAAGAACCCTTTACC AGAGGGAGCAGAGACCATGTACTACTTCTCCTCGCTGGCCTTGACACTCAATGAACCTGAAGATGGAGTGGCACCAACAGACAGCCGTCGACGCCCCGACCAGCGGCTGATGGAGGACGGCCGCTGGGATGAGGCTAACGCAGAGAAGCAGAGGCTCGAAGAGAAACAGCGCACCGCCCGCCGAGAAAGGGAGAGGGAAGCTGTCAAAGCAGCCAGCTCACCCGAGGAAG CCGATGCACAAGAGACTGGCACGGAAGCAAGTGAGGTTTCTGATGAAA GCGCCCATCCAGAGAACTACCAGGCACTTTGGTTCGAGAAGATCGACGACCCTGAATCCGGAGAGACTTTGCATGTCTACAAGGGAGGCTACTGGGAGGCGAAGGAACAAGGGAGCTGGGACATGTGCCCCGACATCTTCTGA
- the LOC110959034 gene encoding oxysterol-binding protein 1 isoform X4, producing MSEPKPPTPTPGDTYKGWLFKWTNYIKGYQRRWFVLSNGLLSYYRTQAEMGHTCRGTINLATANIAVEDSCNFVISNGGAQTYHLKASSEVERQRWITALELAKAKAVRMQAESDDSGDECPAVPPSSGQGGGCRNSEVQSTLRTLSSKVEDLTTCNDLIVKHGSALQRSLSELEGIRVGADMGEKIRQVTERATLFRITSNAMINACRDFLSLAQNHSKRWQKALQTERDQRIRLEETLEQLAKQHNHLERAFRGATVLPPSFSNPTLGSKSGVSGKGDASDEDDDNEFFDAMEDPAEFITVPADPKYHRRSGSNVSGLSSETGMDDQSVNFDELSLASNPESPQPLELEPVRQRRTRIPDKPNYYLNLWSIMKNCIGKELSKIPMPVNFNEPLSMLQRLSEDLEYYEILDKAAKCQNSLEQMCYVAAFTVSSYSTTVHRTGKPFNPLLGETFELDRLRECGYRSLCEQVSHHPPAAAHHAISEKGWTLRQEIALASKFRGKYLSIMPLGSIQCLFDKSNNHYSWKKVTTTVHNIIVGKLWIDQSGEIDVVNHKTGDRCHLKFAPYSYFSRDVPRKVTGVVTDKDGKAHYVLSGTWDEKMEFSRIMQSSKGENGTEGKQRTVYQTLKAKEIWRKNPLPEGAETMYYFSSLALTLNEPEDGVAPTDSRRRPDQRLMEDGRWDEANAEKQRLEEKQRTARREREREAVKAASSPEEGAHPENYQALWFEKIDDPESGETLHVYKGGYWEAKEQGSWDMCPDIF from the exons ATGTCCGAGCCTAAGCCCCCTACTCCAACCCCTGGAGACACATACAAGGGTTGGCTCTTCAAATGGACGAACTACATAAAAGGTTACCAGAGACGCTGGTTTGTTCTCAGTAATGGGCTGCTGTCTTACTATAG GACCCAGGCAGAGATGGGTCACACGTGCCGAGGTACCATCAACTTGGCCACAGCAAACATTGCTGTGGAGGACTCCTgcaattttgtcatttccaaCGGAGGGGCACAGACCTATCACCTGAAGGCCAGCTCAGAAGTAGAACGCCAACGGTGGATCACTGCTCTGGAGCTTGCCAAGGCAAAGGCTGTGCGCATGCAGGCTGAGTCCG ATGACTCTGGTGATGAGTGTCCTGCAGTCCCCCCCAGCTCGGGGCAGGGTGGAGGCTGTCGTAACTCAGAAGTCCAGTCAACACTACGCACTCTCAGCAGCAAGGTGGAAGACCTCACTACCTGCAACGATCTCATTGTCAAGCATGGGTCTGCTCtccaaag ATCTTTGTCAGAGCTGGAGGGGATTCGTGTCGGAGCAGACATGGGGGAAAAGATCCGACAAGTCACAGAGAGGGCCACACTATTCCGAATCACCTCTAATGCCATGATCAAT GCATGTAGAGACTTCCTCTCCTTGGCCCAGAATCACAGTAAGCGCTGGCAGAAGGCTTTACAGACTGAGAGAGACCAGAGGATACGTctggaggagactctggagcaGCTAGCCAAACAGCATAACCACCTGGAAAGAGCTTTCAGAGGAGCCACAGTTCTCCCGCCTTCATTCAGCAATCCCACCTTAGGTAGCAAAA gtGGTGTTTCGGGGAAAGGTGATGCGagtgatgaggatgatgacaaTGAATTCTTTGATGCTATGGAAGACCCAGCCGAGTTTATTACTGTCCCTGCTGACCCCAAGTATCACAG gaGATCTGGCAGCAACGTCAGCGGACTCAGCAGTGAGACTGGAATGGACGATCAGTCAGTTAAT TTTGATGAATTGTCTTTGGCTTCCAACCCGGAGTCTCCACAGCCTCTGGAGCTAGAGCCAGTTAGACAAAGACGAACTCGCATCCCCGACAAACCCAACTATTACCTCAATTTGTGGAGCATCATGAAGAACTGTATTGGAAAGGAACTCTCAAAGATACCAATGCCT GTGAATTTCAATGAGCCCTTGTCAATGCTGCAACGATTATCTGAAGACCTGGAGTACTACGAGATCCTGGATAAGGCTGCTAAGTGTCAGAACTCTCTAGAGCAGATGTGTTATGTAGCAGCTTTCACCGTCTCTTCCTACTCCACAACTGTCCACCGCACAGGAAAGCCTTTCAATCCTCTGCTGGGAGAAACTTTTGAGCTTGATCGGCTCAGAGAGTGCGGCTACCGTTCTCTTTGTGAACAG GTGAGCCACCACCCACCGGCTGCAGCTCACCATGCTATCTCTGAAAAGGGCTGGACCCTGAGACAGGAGATTGCACTTGCCAGCAAGTTTAGAGGAAAATATCTCTCTATCATGCCCTtgg GCTCTATCCAGTGTTTATTTGACAAGAGCAACAATCACTACTCTTGGAAAAAAGTGACGACAACAGTACACAACATTATCGTTGGGAAGTTATGGATTGATCAG TCAGGAGAGATAGATGTGGTGAACCACAAGACAGGAGATCGCTGTCACCTCAAGTTTGCTCCCTACAGTTACTTCTCCAGAGATGTTCCAAGAAAG gTAACGGGAGTAGTGACAGATAAGGATGGAAAGGCCCATTATGTGCTATCAGGAACATGGGATGAGAAGATGGAGTTTTCTAGGATAATGCAGAGCAGTAAAGGGGAGAATGGCACCGAAGGCAAACAGAGGACTGTGTATCAGACCCTCAAAGCCAAAGAAATCTGGAGAAAGAACCCTTTACC AGAGGGAGCAGAGACCATGTACTACTTCTCCTCGCTGGCCTTGACACTCAATGAACCTGAAGATGGAGTGGCACCAACAGACAGCCGTCGACGCCCCGACCAGCGGCTGATGGAGGACGGCCGCTGGGATGAGGCTAACGCAGAGAAGCAGAGGCTCGAAGAGAAACAGCGCACCGCCCGCCGAGAAAGGGAGAGGGAAGCTGTCAAAGCAGCCAGCTCACCCGAGGAAG GCGCCCATCCAGAGAACTACCAGGCACTTTGGTTCGAGAAGATCGACGACCCTGAATCCGGAGAGACTTTGCATGTCTACAAGGGAGGCTACTGGGAGGCGAAGGAACAAGGGAGCTGGGACATGTGCCCCGACATCTTCTGA
- the LOC110959034 gene encoding oxysterol-binding protein 1 isoform X1 — protein MSEPKPPTPTPGDTYKGWLFKWTNYIKGYQRRWFVLSNGLLSYYRTQAEMGHTCRGTINLATANIAVEDSCNFVISNGGAQTYHLKASSEVERQRWITALELAKAKAVRMQAESDDSGDECPAVPPSSGQGGGCRNSEVQSTLRTLSSKVEDLTTCNDLIVKHGSALQRSLSELEGIRVGADMGEKIRQVTERATLFRITSNAMINACRDFLSLAQNHSKRWQKALQTERDQRIRLEETLEQLAKQHNHLERAFRGATVLPPSFSNPTLGSKSGVSGKGDASDEDDDNEFFDAMEDPAEFITVPADPKYHRRSGSNVSGLSSETGMDDQSVNFDELSLASNPESPQPLELEPVRQRRTRIPDKPNYYLNLWSIMKNCIGKELSKIPMPVNFNEPLSMLQRLSEDLEYYEILDKAAKCQNSLEQMCYVAAFTVSSYSTTVHRTGKPFNPLLGETFELDRLRECGYRSLCEQVSHHPPAAAHHAISEKGWTLRQEIALASKFRGKYLSIMPLGSIQCLFDKSNNHYSWKKVTTTVHNIIVGKLWIDQSGEIDVVNHKTGDRCHLKFAPYSYFSRDVPRKVTGVVTDKDGKAHYVLSGTWDEKMEFSRIMQSSKGENGTEGKQRTVYQTLKAKEIWRKNPLPEGAETMYYFSSLALTLNEPEDGVAPTDSRRRPDQRLMEDGRWDEANAEKQRLEEKQRTARREREREAVKAASSPEEAITEDSINDSPLKTDAQETGTEASEVSDESAHPENYQALWFEKIDDPESGETLHVYKGGYWEAKEQGSWDMCPDIF, from the exons ATGTCCGAGCCTAAGCCCCCTACTCCAACCCCTGGAGACACATACAAGGGTTGGCTCTTCAAATGGACGAACTACATAAAAGGTTACCAGAGACGCTGGTTTGTTCTCAGTAATGGGCTGCTGTCTTACTATAG GACCCAGGCAGAGATGGGTCACACGTGCCGAGGTACCATCAACTTGGCCACAGCAAACATTGCTGTGGAGGACTCCTgcaattttgtcatttccaaCGGAGGGGCACAGACCTATCACCTGAAGGCCAGCTCAGAAGTAGAACGCCAACGGTGGATCACTGCTCTGGAGCTTGCCAAGGCAAAGGCTGTGCGCATGCAGGCTGAGTCCG ATGACTCTGGTGATGAGTGTCCTGCAGTCCCCCCCAGCTCGGGGCAGGGTGGAGGCTGTCGTAACTCAGAAGTCCAGTCAACACTACGCACTCTCAGCAGCAAGGTGGAAGACCTCACTACCTGCAACGATCTCATTGTCAAGCATGGGTCTGCTCtccaaag ATCTTTGTCAGAGCTGGAGGGGATTCGTGTCGGAGCAGACATGGGGGAAAAGATCCGACAAGTCACAGAGAGGGCCACACTATTCCGAATCACCTCTAATGCCATGATCAAT GCATGTAGAGACTTCCTCTCCTTGGCCCAGAATCACAGTAAGCGCTGGCAGAAGGCTTTACAGACTGAGAGAGACCAGAGGATACGTctggaggagactctggagcaGCTAGCCAAACAGCATAACCACCTGGAAAGAGCTTTCAGAGGAGCCACAGTTCTCCCGCCTTCATTCAGCAATCCCACCTTAGGTAGCAAAA gtGGTGTTTCGGGGAAAGGTGATGCGagtgatgaggatgatgacaaTGAATTCTTTGATGCTATGGAAGACCCAGCCGAGTTTATTACTGTCCCTGCTGACCCCAAGTATCACAG gaGATCTGGCAGCAACGTCAGCGGACTCAGCAGTGAGACTGGAATGGACGATCAGTCAGTTAAT TTTGATGAATTGTCTTTGGCTTCCAACCCGGAGTCTCCACAGCCTCTGGAGCTAGAGCCAGTTAGACAAAGACGAACTCGCATCCCCGACAAACCCAACTATTACCTCAATTTGTGGAGCATCATGAAGAACTGTATTGGAAAGGAACTCTCAAAGATACCAATGCCT GTGAATTTCAATGAGCCCTTGTCAATGCTGCAACGATTATCTGAAGACCTGGAGTACTACGAGATCCTGGATAAGGCTGCTAAGTGTCAGAACTCTCTAGAGCAGATGTGTTATGTAGCAGCTTTCACCGTCTCTTCCTACTCCACAACTGTCCACCGCACAGGAAAGCCTTTCAATCCTCTGCTGGGAGAAACTTTTGAGCTTGATCGGCTCAGAGAGTGCGGCTACCGTTCTCTTTGTGAACAG GTGAGCCACCACCCACCGGCTGCAGCTCACCATGCTATCTCTGAAAAGGGCTGGACCCTGAGACAGGAGATTGCACTTGCCAGCAAGTTTAGAGGAAAATATCTCTCTATCATGCCCTtgg GCTCTATCCAGTGTTTATTTGACAAGAGCAACAATCACTACTCTTGGAAAAAAGTGACGACAACAGTACACAACATTATCGTTGGGAAGTTATGGATTGATCAG TCAGGAGAGATAGATGTGGTGAACCACAAGACAGGAGATCGCTGTCACCTCAAGTTTGCTCCCTACAGTTACTTCTCCAGAGATGTTCCAAGAAAG gTAACGGGAGTAGTGACAGATAAGGATGGAAAGGCCCATTATGTGCTATCAGGAACATGGGATGAGAAGATGGAGTTTTCTAGGATAATGCAGAGCAGTAAAGGGGAGAATGGCACCGAAGGCAAACAGAGGACTGTGTATCAGACCCTCAAAGCCAAAGAAATCTGGAGAAAGAACCCTTTACC AGAGGGAGCAGAGACCATGTACTACTTCTCCTCGCTGGCCTTGACACTCAATGAACCTGAAGATGGAGTGGCACCAACAGACAGCCGTCGACGCCCCGACCAGCGGCTGATGGAGGACGGCCGCTGGGATGAGGCTAACGCAGAGAAGCAGAGGCTCGAAGAGAAACAGCGCACCGCCCGCCGAGAAAGGGAGAGGGAAGCTGTCAAAGCAGCCAGCTCACCCGAGGAAG CTATCACTGAGGATTCAATCAATGACTCACCCTTGAAAA CCGATGCACAAGAGACTGGCACGGAAGCAAGTGAGGTTTCTGATGAAA GCGCCCATCCAGAGAACTACCAGGCACTTTGGTTCGAGAAGATCGACGACCCTGAATCCGGAGAGACTTTGCATGTCTACAAGGGAGGCTACTGGGAGGCGAAGGAACAAGGGAGCTGGGACATGTGCCCCGACATCTTCTGA
- the LOC110959034 gene encoding oxysterol-binding protein 1 isoform X3, whose product MSEPKPPTPTPGDTYKGWLFKWTNYIKGYQRRWFVLSNGLLSYYRTQAEMGHTCRGTINLATANIAVEDSCNFVISNGGAQTYHLKASSEVERQRWITALELAKAKAVRMQAESDDSGDECPAVPPSSGQGGGCRNSEVQSTLRTLSSKVEDLTTCNDLIVKHGSALQRSLSELEGIRVGADMGEKIRQVTERATLFRITSNAMINACRDFLSLAQNHSKRWQKALQTERDQRIRLEETLEQLAKQHNHLERAFRGATVLPPSFSNPTLGSKSGVSGKGDASDEDDDNEFFDAMEDPAEFITVPADPKYHRRSGSNVSGLSSETGMDDQSVNFDELSLASNPESPQPLELEPVRQRRTRIPDKPNYYLNLWSIMKNCIGKELSKIPMPVNFNEPLSMLQRLSEDLEYYEILDKAAKCQNSLEQMCYVAAFTVSSYSTTVHRTGKPFNPLLGETFELDRLRECGYRSLCEQVSHHPPAAAHHAISEKGWTLRQEIALASKFRGKYLSIMPLGSIQCLFDKSNNHYSWKKVTTTVHNIIVGKLWIDQSGEIDVVNHKTGDRCHLKFAPYSYFSRDVPRKVTGVVTDKDGKAHYVLSGTWDEKMEFSRIMQSSKGENGTEGKQRTVYQTLKAKEIWRKNPLPEGAETMYYFSSLALTLNEPEDGVAPTDSRRRPDQRLMEDGRWDEANAEKQRLEEKQRTARREREREAVKAASSPEEAITEDSINDSPLKSAHPENYQALWFEKIDDPESGETLHVYKGGYWEAKEQGSWDMCPDIF is encoded by the exons ATGTCCGAGCCTAAGCCCCCTACTCCAACCCCTGGAGACACATACAAGGGTTGGCTCTTCAAATGGACGAACTACATAAAAGGTTACCAGAGACGCTGGTTTGTTCTCAGTAATGGGCTGCTGTCTTACTATAG GACCCAGGCAGAGATGGGTCACACGTGCCGAGGTACCATCAACTTGGCCACAGCAAACATTGCTGTGGAGGACTCCTgcaattttgtcatttccaaCGGAGGGGCACAGACCTATCACCTGAAGGCCAGCTCAGAAGTAGAACGCCAACGGTGGATCACTGCTCTGGAGCTTGCCAAGGCAAAGGCTGTGCGCATGCAGGCTGAGTCCG ATGACTCTGGTGATGAGTGTCCTGCAGTCCCCCCCAGCTCGGGGCAGGGTGGAGGCTGTCGTAACTCAGAAGTCCAGTCAACACTACGCACTCTCAGCAGCAAGGTGGAAGACCTCACTACCTGCAACGATCTCATTGTCAAGCATGGGTCTGCTCtccaaag ATCTTTGTCAGAGCTGGAGGGGATTCGTGTCGGAGCAGACATGGGGGAAAAGATCCGACAAGTCACAGAGAGGGCCACACTATTCCGAATCACCTCTAATGCCATGATCAAT GCATGTAGAGACTTCCTCTCCTTGGCCCAGAATCACAGTAAGCGCTGGCAGAAGGCTTTACAGACTGAGAGAGACCAGAGGATACGTctggaggagactctggagcaGCTAGCCAAACAGCATAACCACCTGGAAAGAGCTTTCAGAGGAGCCACAGTTCTCCCGCCTTCATTCAGCAATCCCACCTTAGGTAGCAAAA gtGGTGTTTCGGGGAAAGGTGATGCGagtgatgaggatgatgacaaTGAATTCTTTGATGCTATGGAAGACCCAGCCGAGTTTATTACTGTCCCTGCTGACCCCAAGTATCACAG gaGATCTGGCAGCAACGTCAGCGGACTCAGCAGTGAGACTGGAATGGACGATCAGTCAGTTAAT TTTGATGAATTGTCTTTGGCTTCCAACCCGGAGTCTCCACAGCCTCTGGAGCTAGAGCCAGTTAGACAAAGACGAACTCGCATCCCCGACAAACCCAACTATTACCTCAATTTGTGGAGCATCATGAAGAACTGTATTGGAAAGGAACTCTCAAAGATACCAATGCCT GTGAATTTCAATGAGCCCTTGTCAATGCTGCAACGATTATCTGAAGACCTGGAGTACTACGAGATCCTGGATAAGGCTGCTAAGTGTCAGAACTCTCTAGAGCAGATGTGTTATGTAGCAGCTTTCACCGTCTCTTCCTACTCCACAACTGTCCACCGCACAGGAAAGCCTTTCAATCCTCTGCTGGGAGAAACTTTTGAGCTTGATCGGCTCAGAGAGTGCGGCTACCGTTCTCTTTGTGAACAG GTGAGCCACCACCCACCGGCTGCAGCTCACCATGCTATCTCTGAAAAGGGCTGGACCCTGAGACAGGAGATTGCACTTGCCAGCAAGTTTAGAGGAAAATATCTCTCTATCATGCCCTtgg GCTCTATCCAGTGTTTATTTGACAAGAGCAACAATCACTACTCTTGGAAAAAAGTGACGACAACAGTACACAACATTATCGTTGGGAAGTTATGGATTGATCAG TCAGGAGAGATAGATGTGGTGAACCACAAGACAGGAGATCGCTGTCACCTCAAGTTTGCTCCCTACAGTTACTTCTCCAGAGATGTTCCAAGAAAG gTAACGGGAGTAGTGACAGATAAGGATGGAAAGGCCCATTATGTGCTATCAGGAACATGGGATGAGAAGATGGAGTTTTCTAGGATAATGCAGAGCAGTAAAGGGGAGAATGGCACCGAAGGCAAACAGAGGACTGTGTATCAGACCCTCAAAGCCAAAGAAATCTGGAGAAAGAACCCTTTACC AGAGGGAGCAGAGACCATGTACTACTTCTCCTCGCTGGCCTTGACACTCAATGAACCTGAAGATGGAGTGGCACCAACAGACAGCCGTCGACGCCCCGACCAGCGGCTGATGGAGGACGGCCGCTGGGATGAGGCTAACGCAGAGAAGCAGAGGCTCGAAGAGAAACAGCGCACCGCCCGCCGAGAAAGGGAGAGGGAAGCTGTCAAAGCAGCCAGCTCACCCGAGGAAG CTATCACTGAGGATTCAATCAATGACTCACCCTTGAAAA GCGCCCATCCAGAGAACTACCAGGCACTTTGGTTCGAGAAGATCGACGACCCTGAATCCGGAGAGACTTTGCATGTCTACAAGGGAGGCTACTGGGAGGCGAAGGAACAAGGGAGCTGGGACATGTGCCCCGACATCTTCTGA